In one Achromobacter spanius genomic region, the following are encoded:
- a CDS encoding aldehyde dehydrogenase (NADP(+)), with product MTLTGQMLIGKSAVLGSGAAQHAINPATGERLEPAFPAGSADDVARAAELARAAFDPYRAAPLETRAQFLESIAEGIMALGDALIERTHLETGLPVARLQGERGRTVGQLRLFARVVRDGYFLDATIDPAQPERQPLPRADLRLANVPLGPVAVFGASNFPLAFSVAGGDTASALAAGCPVIVKAHNAHPGASEMVGRVIQAAVAKHGLPEGTFSLLFGAGSEIGTALVSHPAIAAVGFTGSRRGGLALVAAANARPVPIPVYAEMSSINPVFLMPAALDARAEAIARGFVDSLAMGVGQFCTNPGLVIGVEGSALDRFRQAAAEAVKAKGAATMLTPGIFAAYQDGADALAKHASVTTLGRGEASKPEANAAGAVVFGTQADRFLASHELEAEVFGPASLVVACRDVAQMTAVAEHLEGQLTATLFVDDADVAQAQALLPVLERKAGRILANGYPTGVEVSHAMVHGGPFPATSNPASTSVGATAIRRFLRPVCYQDLPDALLPDGVKRANPLSLMRMVDGVMTPA from the coding sequence ATGACCCTGACCGGCCAAATGCTGATCGGCAAAAGCGCCGTCCTGGGCTCGGGCGCGGCGCAACACGCCATCAACCCCGCCACCGGCGAACGCCTGGAACCCGCCTTCCCCGCGGGATCGGCGGACGACGTCGCGCGCGCCGCCGAGTTGGCCCGCGCGGCCTTTGACCCCTACCGAGCCGCGCCGCTGGAAACCCGTGCGCAGTTTCTGGAAAGCATCGCCGAAGGCATCATGGCGCTGGGTGATGCGCTGATTGAACGCACCCACCTGGAAACCGGCTTGCCCGTGGCGCGCCTGCAAGGCGAACGTGGCCGCACCGTGGGCCAGTTGCGCCTGTTTGCCCGCGTGGTGCGCGACGGCTACTTCCTGGACGCCACCATCGACCCCGCGCAACCCGAACGCCAGCCGCTGCCGCGCGCCGACCTGCGCCTGGCCAACGTGCCGTTGGGCCCCGTGGCGGTGTTCGGCGCCAGCAACTTCCCGCTGGCCTTCTCGGTGGCGGGCGGTGACACCGCATCGGCGCTGGCCGCCGGTTGCCCCGTCATCGTCAAGGCGCACAACGCGCACCCCGGCGCCTCTGAAATGGTGGGCCGCGTGATCCAGGCCGCCGTCGCCAAGCACGGCTTGCCCGAAGGCACGTTCTCGTTGCTGTTTGGCGCGGGTAGCGAAATCGGCACCGCCCTGGTGTCGCACCCGGCCATTGCCGCCGTCGGCTTCACGGGCTCGCGCCGTGGCGGCCTGGCGCTGGTTGCCGCCGCCAATGCCCGCCCGGTGCCGATTCCCGTCTACGCCGAAATGTCCAGCATCAACCCGGTGTTCCTGATGCCGGCCGCCCTGGACGCGCGCGCCGAAGCCATCGCCCGTGGGTTTGTGGATTCACTGGCCATGGGCGTGGGCCAGTTCTGCACCAACCCCGGCCTGGTGATCGGCGTGGAAGGCTCGGCGCTGGACCGCTTCCGTCAAGCCGCCGCCGAAGCCGTCAAAGCCAAGGGCGCGGCCACCATGCTTACCCCCGGTATCTTTGCTGCCTACCAGGACGGCGCCGACGCACTGGCCAAGCACGCAAGCGTCACCACGCTGGGCCGGGGCGAAGCGTCCAAGCCGGAAGCCAACGCCGCCGGCGCGGTCGTGTTCGGCACGCAAGCCGACCGCTTCCTGGCGTCGCACGAGCTGGAAGCCGAAGTGTTCGGCCCCGCCTCGCTGGTGGTGGCCTGCCGCGACGTGGCCCAGATGACGGCCGTGGCCGAGCACCTGGAAGGCCAGTTGACGGCCACTCTGTTCGTGGACGATGCCGACGTGGCGCAAGCCCAAGCGCTGCTGCCCGTGCTGGAACGCAAGGCCGGCCGCATCCTGGCCAACGGCTACCCGACCGGCGTGGAAGTCAGCCACGCCATGGTGCATGGCGGCCCCTTCCCGGCCACGTCGAACCCGGCGTCCACGTCGGTGGGCGCCACCGCGATCCGCCGCTTCCTGCGCCCGGTCTGCTACCAGGACCTGCCCGACGCGCTGCTGCCCGACGGCGTCAAGCGCGCCAACCCGCTGTCGCTCATGCGCATGGTCGATGGGGTGATGACGCCAGCCTGA
- a CDS encoding TonB-dependent receptor, with protein sequence MSHRFTPAPTLALALALSAIWAPALHAQPTAAGAGQARELLTFDIPAAPVAQVLTRLANETGILLAAPPQLLAGRQSSGVRGRYSRADALSQALAGTGLRATREAPNQFRLSAIPDAGTATTLEPVTVTATGLGSGLPPAYAGGQVATGGRVGLLGNMSDMDTPFSATQYTAKLIEDQQAQNIGDVLVNDPSVRNTYSRGAGRDEFNIRGFTLFNYDVSFNGLYGVSPRNASSLIGVERVEVLRGPNALLNGMAPYGSVGGAINLVPKRAGAEPLNRYTVNYIGDSQFGVHADLARRYGDSKEWGVRLNVAGSDGDLPQDGSKETLGAVALGLDYQGERFRVDGDINYQNRNTDARSGLLFAPAPGTDIGSAPDARRNFFPSWTYWKTKEWSGALRAEYDLTPDWTVYGAIGARKHDFESLQTSWLMLDTNGDIGAVPARLNESLLSKTGEVGLRGRFNTGPVKHEPSISASALDIDYSSARIRSSTIFSNLYDPADLPKPNIARPGDLPRTSESRLYSVALADKLSFADDRVQIIAGFRHQRIESTNFDAATGRTASEYKKSAVTPAFALTVRPTQRLSLYGNYIEGLSQGATAPEGAVNAGEMFAPEIAKQIEVGGKYDFGDFSTTLSAFQIEKPSSYLDPASLRYVSNGQQRNRGLEFLVQGDAAPGVRLLGGVAYTDARLTRTEGGVNDGNHAPAVPRFQFNAAAEWDTPFLQGLTLTARMLRTTQQYVDVGNTQTIPGWTRFDLGARYAFNANGTPMVVRATVENVFNKNYWQSAAREGLTVGAPRTVLLSVSAEF encoded by the coding sequence ATGTCCCATCGTTTTACCCCCGCCCCCACGCTGGCGCTGGCCCTCGCCCTGTCGGCGATCTGGGCGCCGGCCCTGCATGCCCAGCCCACGGCGGCGGGCGCCGGCCAGGCCAGAGAACTGCTGACGTTCGACATTCCCGCCGCCCCCGTCGCGCAGGTGCTGACCCGCCTGGCCAATGAAACCGGCATCTTGCTGGCCGCCCCGCCGCAACTGCTGGCCGGCCGCCAAAGCAGCGGCGTGCGCGGACGCTATTCCCGCGCCGACGCCCTGAGCCAGGCCCTGGCCGGCACCGGCCTGCGCGCCACGCGCGAGGCGCCCAACCAGTTCCGTCTGTCCGCCATCCCCGACGCGGGCACCGCCACCACGCTGGAACCCGTTACCGTGACCGCCACCGGGCTGGGTAGCGGCCTGCCCCCCGCCTACGCGGGCGGCCAAGTGGCCACGGGCGGCCGCGTCGGCCTCTTGGGCAACATGAGCGACATGGACACGCCCTTCAGCGCCACGCAATACACCGCCAAGCTGATCGAAGACCAACAGGCGCAGAACATTGGCGACGTGCTGGTCAACGACCCATCGGTGCGCAACACCTATTCACGCGGCGCGGGGCGCGACGAGTTCAACATCCGCGGCTTCACGCTGTTCAACTACGACGTGTCGTTCAACGGCCTGTACGGCGTGTCGCCGCGCAACGCCAGCTCGCTGATCGGTGTCGAACGCGTGGAAGTGCTGCGTGGCCCCAATGCCCTGCTCAACGGCATGGCCCCTTACGGCTCGGTGGGCGGGGCCATCAACCTGGTGCCCAAGCGCGCCGGGGCCGAACCGCTTAACCGCTACACGGTCAACTACATCGGCGACTCGCAGTTCGGCGTCCACGCCGACCTGGCGCGCCGCTACGGCGACAGCAAGGAATGGGGCGTGCGCCTGAACGTGGCCGGCAGCGACGGCGACCTGCCCCAGGACGGGTCCAAGGAAACCCTGGGCGCGGTGGCGCTGGGCCTGGACTACCAAGGCGAGCGCTTCCGAGTAGACGGCGACATCAACTACCAGAACCGCAACACCGACGCACGCAGCGGCTTGCTGTTCGCGCCGGCGCCGGGCACGGACATTGGTTCCGCGCCCGACGCGCGCCGCAACTTCTTCCCATCGTGGACCTACTGGAAAACCAAGGAATGGTCGGGCGCGCTGCGCGCCGAATACGACCTGACGCCGGACTGGACGGTGTACGGCGCAATCGGCGCGCGCAAGCACGACTTTGAAAGCCTGCAAACCAGTTGGCTGATGCTGGACACCAATGGCGACATCGGCGCCGTGCCCGCCCGCCTGAATGAATCGCTGCTGAGCAAGACGGGCGAAGTCGGCCTGCGTGGCCGCTTCAACACGGGCCCGGTCAAGCACGAGCCGTCGATCAGCGCCAGCGCGCTGGACATCGACTATTCGTCCGCGCGCATCCGTTCCAGCACCATCTTTTCCAACCTGTACGACCCGGCCGACCTGCCCAAGCCGAACATCGCGCGCCCCGGTGACCTGCCCCGCACCAGCGAGTCGCGCTTATACAGCGTGGCGCTGGCCGACAAGCTGTCGTTTGCCGATGACCGCGTCCAGATCATTGCGGGCTTCCGGCACCAGCGTATCGAATCGACCAACTTCGATGCCGCCACGGGCCGCACCGCGTCCGAATACAAGAAGTCGGCAGTCACGCCCGCCTTCGCCTTGACGGTGCGCCCCACGCAACGCCTGTCGCTGTACGGCAACTACATCGAGGGCTTGAGCCAGGGCGCCACCGCGCCTGAAGGCGCCGTCAACGCGGGTGAGATGTTTGCCCCGGAAATCGCCAAGCAGATCGAAGTGGGCGGCAAGTACGACTTCGGCGACTTCTCCACCACGCTCAGCGCGTTCCAGATTGAAAAGCCCAGCAGCTATCTGGATCCGGCCTCGCTGCGCTATGTATCCAACGGCCAGCAGCGCAATCGCGGCCTGGAATTCCTGGTGCAAGGTGACGCCGCGCCCGGTGTGCGCCTGCTGGGTGGCGTGGCCTACACCGACGCGCGCCTGACCCGCACGGAAGGCGGCGTCAACGATGGCAACCACGCACCGGCCGTGCCGCGTTTTCAATTCAACGCGGCGGCGGAATGGGACACGCCCTTCCTGCAAGGCCTGACCCTGACCGCGCGCATGCTGCGCACCACCCAGCAGTACGTGGACGTCGGCAACACGCAGACGATCCCCGGGTGGACGCGCTTCGACCTGGGCGCGCGCTATGCGTTCAACGCCAACGGCACGCCGATGGTGGTGCGGGCCACGGTGGAAAACGTGTTCAACAAGAACTACTGGCAGTCCGCCGCGCGCGAAGGCCTGACCGTTGGTGCGCCCCGGACGGTGCTGCTGTCGGTGTCGGCGGAGTTCTGA
- a CDS encoding FecR family protein: MNTLAASEPTHDVMEEAAEWYALLRTGQASAAERQQWRQWLDRGAEQRQAWSYVERIDRRFNPLQTSPDRNAAVSAFHQAISAAPRRRRQVLLGLGAAFGLSCLGWTAWRQTPLSTLATLWGTDYRAGVGETRQVTLADGTRVWINALSAFNVAYSDTQRRLQLVAGEILVDTGKDPLRPFFVDTEQGSLQALGTRFSISEADTDTLVAVYDGAVRVTTLRSGASEVVSAGRQARFTRDTLQPLAPADPARESWRQGLLLADGTPLSEVVAALRRYHAGHLGLAPQLRNLPVFGSYPLNDVDRALDMLASVLPIRLQRTLPWWISLEPRA; encoded by the coding sequence ATGAACACCCTGGCCGCGTCCGAACCCACGCACGACGTCATGGAAGAAGCCGCCGAGTGGTACGCCTTGCTGCGCACCGGCCAGGCGTCCGCCGCCGAGCGCCAGCAATGGCGGCAGTGGCTGGACCGGGGCGCCGAGCAGCGCCAGGCCTGGAGCTACGTGGAACGCATTGATCGCCGCTTCAACCCCTTGCAAACCAGCCCCGACCGCAACGCCGCCGTATCGGCCTTCCACCAGGCCATCAGTGCCGCGCCGCGCCGTCGGCGCCAGGTCTTGCTGGGCTTGGGCGCGGCTTTCGGCCTGTCGTGCTTGGGCTGGACCGCATGGCGCCAGACACCCTTGTCCACCCTGGCCACCCTATGGGGCACCGACTACCGCGCCGGCGTGGGCGAAACGCGGCAAGTGACACTGGCCGACGGCACCCGCGTCTGGATCAATGCGCTCAGCGCCTTCAACGTGGCCTACAGCGACACGCAGCGTCGGCTGCAATTGGTGGCGGGCGAAATCCTCGTCGATACCGGCAAGGACCCGCTGCGCCCCTTTTTCGTGGACACCGAACAAGGCTCTTTGCAGGCCCTGGGCACGCGCTTTTCGATCAGCGAGGCCGACACGGACACGTTGGTCGCCGTCTATGACGGCGCGGTCCGCGTGACCACCTTGCGTTCGGGCGCCAGCGAAGTCGTCTCGGCGGGCCGGCAGGCGCGGTTCACCCGCGACACCTTGCAGCCCCTGGCGCCGGCCGACCCCGCGCGCGAAAGCTGGCGCCAAGGCTTGCTGCTGGCCGACGGCACGCCTTTGTCGGAAGTGGTGGCCGCGTTGCGCCGCTACCATGCCGGGCACCTGGGTCTGGCGCCGCAACTGCGGAATCTGCCGGTGTTTGGCAGCTATCCGCTGAACGACGTGGACCGCGCGCTGGACATGCTGGCCTCGGTGCTGCCCATCCGCCTGCAGCGCACCTTGCCTTGGTGGATCAGCCTTGAACCGCGTGCGTAG
- a CDS encoding sigma-70 family RNA polymerase sigma factor codes for MSAAPPLSQDFEHLYGNHHHWLLAWVNWRLGNAADAADLAHDAFVRLLTRPCHFDTPQQARSYLRKMANGMCVDLWRRRSLEQAWLDALAAQPEPTVSSAEDQAMVLEALGEIDTMLRELPPKVAHAFVMAVACEMTDQEVADTLNVSARMVRKYVARAMLCCMKLEARLVAETITPAPATP; via the coding sequence TTGAGCGCTGCCCCCCCTTTGTCCCAGGACTTTGAACACCTGTACGGCAACCATCACCACTGGTTGCTGGCCTGGGTGAACTGGCGCCTGGGCAACGCAGCCGACGCGGCGGACCTGGCGCACGACGCTTTCGTGCGACTCTTGACCCGCCCCTGCCACTTCGACACCCCGCAGCAGGCGCGCAGCTACTTGCGCAAGATGGCCAACGGCATGTGCGTGGACCTATGGCGCCGCCGCAGCCTGGAACAAGCCTGGCTGGACGCGCTTGCCGCCCAACCTGAACCCACCGTGTCGTCAGCCGAGGACCAGGCCATGGTGCTTGAGGCGCTGGGCGAAATCGACACCATGTTGCGTGAACTGCCGCCCAAGGTTGCGCACGCCTTCGTCATGGCGGTGGCCTGCGAAATGACTGACCAGGAAGTGGCCGACACACTGAACGTATCCGCCCGCATGGTGCGCAAGTATGTGGCGCGCGCCATGCTGTGCTGCATGAAGCTCGAAGCCCGACTGGTCGCCGAAACGATCACCCCCGCCCCGGCCACGCCATGA
- a CDS encoding hybrid sensor histidine kinase/response regulator has translation MFLTPPKPQEERIKCLLVDDVPENLVALEALLDSSRVQVLKAQSGPEALELLLNHGDVALALLDVQMPDMNGFELAELIRGSERTRHIPLIFITAGSREQNWQFRGYESGAVDFLYKPIDPHTLRMKANVFFELHERKRALAQQLEERTEALRINEMFMAVLSHDLRTPLQSIVMGAALLQRQNDPTRVAGLAQRMLQSSERMARLIDDLLDVTRIRQAGGLTLASAPQRMDTLVRRTVDEAQTGFPDRQIDCDCVGDMAGVWDGERLCQVFANLIGNALHHGERDVPVHVEADGAAADRVTVTVSNGGTIAPALLPHLFNPFRRGERRADNPDGLGLGLFIAQQIVLSHGGRINAESRDGITRFRVELPRGGAA, from the coding sequence ATGTTCCTGACGCCCCCCAAACCACAAGAAGAACGCATCAAATGCCTGCTGGTCGACGATGTGCCCGAAAACCTCGTCGCGCTGGAAGCGCTGCTGGATAGCAGCCGGGTCCAGGTGCTGAAAGCACAGTCCGGCCCCGAAGCGCTTGAACTGCTGCTGAACCACGGCGACGTGGCCCTGGCCCTGCTGGATGTGCAAATGCCCGACATGAACGGCTTCGAACTGGCCGAGCTGATCCGGGGCAGCGAGCGCACCCGCCACATTCCGCTGATTTTCATCACCGCCGGCTCGCGCGAGCAGAACTGGCAGTTCCGTGGCTACGAAAGCGGCGCCGTGGACTTTCTGTACAAGCCGATCGACCCGCACACGCTGCGCATGAAGGCCAACGTGTTCTTCGAACTGCACGAGCGCAAGCGCGCGCTGGCGCAGCAGTTGGAAGAGCGCACCGAAGCCCTGCGCATCAACGAGATGTTCATGGCGGTGCTAAGCCATGACCTGCGTACGCCGTTGCAGTCCATCGTCATGGGCGCGGCCCTGCTGCAGCGGCAGAACGACCCGACGCGCGTGGCCGGCCTGGCCCAGCGCATGCTGCAAAGCAGTGAGCGCATGGCGCGGCTGATCGACGACCTGCTGGACGTGACGCGCATCCGCCAGGCTGGCGGCCTGACGCTGGCGTCGGCGCCGCAGCGCATGGATACGCTGGTGCGCCGTACGGTGGATGAAGCGCAGACGGGCTTTCCCGACCGACAGATCGATTGTGATTGCGTGGGCGACATGGCGGGCGTATGGGACGGCGAACGCCTGTGCCAGGTGTTTGCCAACCTGATTGGCAACGCCTTGCACCATGGCGAGCGCGATGTACCCGTGCATGTAGAGGCCGATGGCGCGGCGGCGGACCGGGTCACCGTGACCGTCAGCAATGGAGGCACGATTGCCCCGGCTTTGCTGCCGCACCTGTTCAACCCGTTTCGCCGGGGCGAGCGCCGGGCCGACAACCCTGACGGGCTGGGCCTGGGGCTGTTCATTGCGCAGCAGATCGTGCTGAGCCATGGCGGGCGCATCAACGCGGAATCACGCGATGGCATCACCCGCTTTCGGGTAGAGCTGCCGCGCGGGGGCGCGGCCTAG
- a CDS encoding Bug family tripartite tricarboxylate transporter substrate binding protein, with translation MNVSKRHFLGGAAALCLSPLVPAWAQQAGAGASGAAANWPTRPVRIIVPYPPGGSSDIIARILAPRLSDALKQTVVVENKPGANGNLGAGLVVQQAAEGHTVLLCDVGALAISPSVYTKLSFDPSKDLRAVGMLAYSPHVLAVHPDVPAKTLQDLVALSKKERLNFAVTAIGSAPHLAAVAVQQATGAQWEYVPYKGGSQAVTDTIGGQTQIIMNGLLATLPHIKSGKLRAVAISKGERMKLVPDIPTISEQGVKGFESGTWQGVMAPATMTDPVAERLAMLMAQIVTQPDVTAQLNEQGAEIVTRSPAELAQFFASERARWAKVVESTNIKLD, from the coding sequence ATGAACGTAAGCAAGAGACATTTCCTGGGCGGCGCCGCGGCGCTATGCCTGTCGCCCCTGGTGCCCGCCTGGGCGCAGCAAGCAGGCGCTGGCGCAAGCGGCGCAGCGGCGAATTGGCCGACGCGGCCGGTGCGCATCATCGTGCCGTATCCGCCCGGGGGCTCTTCGGACATCATCGCGCGCATCCTGGCGCCGCGTCTGTCCGATGCGCTGAAGCAGACCGTGGTGGTCGAGAACAAACCCGGCGCCAATGGCAACCTGGGCGCGGGGCTGGTCGTGCAGCAGGCGGCCGAGGGCCATACCGTGCTGCTGTGCGACGTGGGCGCCCTGGCCATCAGCCCGTCCGTCTACACCAAGCTGTCGTTCGATCCGTCCAAGGACTTGCGCGCCGTCGGCATGCTGGCCTATTCGCCGCACGTGTTGGCCGTGCACCCCGACGTGCCGGCCAAGACCTTGCAGGACCTGGTGGCGCTGTCGAAAAAAGAACGCTTGAATTTTGCCGTGACGGCCATCGGCAGCGCGCCGCACCTGGCGGCGGTGGCCGTGCAGCAGGCCACGGGCGCGCAATGGGAATACGTGCCGTACAAGGGCGGCTCGCAAGCGGTGACGGACACGATCGGCGGGCAGACCCAGATCATCATGAACGGGCTGCTGGCGACCTTGCCGCACATCAAGTCCGGCAAGCTGCGCGCGGTGGCGATTTCGAAGGGCGAGCGCATGAAGCTCGTGCCCGACATTCCGACCATTTCCGAACAAGGCGTGAAGGGCTTTGAGTCCGGTACGTGGCAGGGCGTGATGGCGCCGGCGACCATGACCGACCCCGTGGCCGAACGCCTGGCCATGCTGATGGCGCAGATCGTGACCCAGCCGGACGTCACCGCGCAATTGAACGAGCAGGGCGCCGAAATCGTGACGCGCAGCCCGGCCGAACTGGCGCAGTTCTTCGCGAGCGAACGCGCGCGCTGGGCCAAGGTGGTGGAAAGCACGAACATCAAGCTGGATTGA
- a CDS encoding SMP-30/gluconolactonase/LRE family protein, translating to MEHAPLAQPGRRRLLGAALALGPATLAQAQSFSFTPQQRYPDSSVQILDPAFSKYRIYSSTVEQLATGFRWLEGPVWVGDGRYLLMSDIPNDRILRWDDTTGEISEFRKPANFSNGLARDRQGRLLTCEHLTRRVTRTEYDGSITVLADRYDGKRFNSPNDIICQRNGAIWFTDPPFGIGGHWEGDKAKSELPHGVYRIDPSDGRVTQALGDLAAPNGLCFSPDEKILYVVESRHQPNRVVWAYDVGADGALSGKRLHIDAQGPGAIDGIKCDEDGNLWCGWGSNGAAGAKPEELDGVMVFNPAGKSIGHIRLPERCANLCFGGAKRNRLFMASSHSLYALYVETRGAV from the coding sequence ATGGAGCATGCCCCCTTGGCCCAACCCGGCCGCCGCCGACTGCTGGGCGCCGCATTGGCGTTGGGACCCGCCACGCTGGCGCAGGCGCAGTCGTTCAGCTTTACGCCGCAGCAACGCTACCCGGATTCGTCCGTGCAGATCCTGGATCCGGCATTTTCCAAATACCGCATCTACAGCAGCACCGTCGAGCAACTGGCCACGGGTTTCCGTTGGTTGGAAGGGCCGGTGTGGGTGGGGGACGGCCGCTATCTGCTGATGTCCGACATTCCCAACGACCGCATCCTGCGCTGGGACGACACCACCGGCGAAATCAGCGAATTCCGCAAGCCCGCCAACTTCAGCAACGGCCTGGCCCGCGACCGCCAGGGCCGGCTGCTGACCTGCGAGCACCTGACGCGGCGCGTCACGCGCACGGAGTACGACGGCTCCATCACGGTGCTGGCCGACCGCTACGACGGCAAGCGCTTCAATTCGCCCAACGACATCATCTGCCAGCGCAACGGCGCCATCTGGTTCACCGATCCGCCGTTTGGCATCGGCGGCCATTGGGAAGGCGACAAGGCCAAGTCGGAACTGCCGCATGGGGTTTACCGCATCGACCCATCGGACGGCCGCGTGACGCAGGCGCTGGGCGATCTGGCCGCGCCCAACGGCCTGTGCTTTTCGCCGGACGAGAAGATTCTTTATGTGGTGGAGTCGCGCCACCAACCCAACCGCGTGGTGTGGGCCTACGACGTGGGCGCGGACGGTGCGCTATCGGGCAAGCGCCTGCATATCGACGCGCAGGGGCCCGGCGCCATCGACGGCATCAAGTGCGATGAAGACGGCAACCTGTGGTGCGGCTGGGGCAGCAATGGCGCGGCCGGCGCCAAGCCCGAAGAGCTGGACGGCGTGATGGTGTTCAACCCGGCGGGCAAGTCCATCGGCCACATCCGCCTGCCCGAACGCTGCGCCAACCTGTGCTTTGGCGGCGCCAAGCGCAATCGCCTGTTCATGGCCAGCAGCCATTCGCTGTACGCCCTGTACGTGGAAACGCGGGGCGCTGTGTGA
- the garD gene encoding galactarate dehydratase — MQVAADQTPVLIKIHPQDNVAIVANEGGLPAGTVLPDGLQLVDAVPQGHKVALQDLAEGEPVVRYNVVVGFAAKDLPRGSWINERVTTMPTARTLQDLPVGTRITPLPPLEGYTFEGYRNADGTVGTRNILAISTTVQCVQGVVEHAVARIRQELLPRYPNVDDVVGIEHTYGCGVAIDAPGAAIPIRTLHNIARNPNFGGTSMVVSLGCEKLQPERLLAPGAIPIRAGEGMGADGEGVDTIVLQDEENVGFQSMIDLIMRTAERHLQKLNARRRETCPVSDLTVGVQCGGSDAFSGLTANPAVGFATDLLVRAGGTVMFSETTEVRDGIDQLTARAATPEVADALIREMAWYDDYLQRGMADRSANTSPGNKKGGLSNIVEKAMGSIVKSGSSPIHGVLSPGNRLTQKGLIFAATPASDFICGTLQLAAGMNLHIFTTGRGTPYGLAQVPVIKVATRDSLARRWHDLMDVNAGRIATGQASIEDVGWELFRLMLDVASGRQQTCAEKLKLHNALALFNPGPVT; from the coding sequence ATGCAGGTTGCGGCAGACCAAACACCGGTGCTTATCAAGATTCACCCGCAAGACAATGTGGCGATCGTGGCCAACGAAGGGGGGCTGCCTGCCGGCACGGTGTTGCCCGATGGCTTGCAACTGGTGGACGCCGTGCCGCAAGGGCACAAGGTGGCCTTGCAAGACCTGGCCGAAGGCGAACCCGTGGTGCGCTACAACGTGGTGGTGGGTTTTGCCGCCAAGGATCTGCCGCGCGGCAGCTGGATCAACGAGCGTGTCACCACCATGCCCACCGCGCGCACCTTGCAAGACCTGCCCGTGGGCACGCGCATCACGCCGCTGCCGCCACTGGAAGGCTACACGTTCGAGGGCTACCGCAACGCCGACGGCACCGTGGGCACGCGCAATATCCTGGCCATCAGCACCACGGTGCAATGCGTGCAGGGCGTGGTCGAACACGCCGTGGCGCGCATCCGCCAGGAACTGTTGCCGCGCTATCCCAATGTGGACGACGTGGTCGGCATCGAACACACCTACGGCTGCGGCGTGGCCATTGATGCCCCCGGCGCGGCGATTCCCATCCGCACCTTGCACAACATCGCCCGCAACCCGAACTTCGGCGGCACGTCCATGGTGGTCAGCCTGGGCTGCGAAAAGCTGCAACCCGAACGGCTGCTGGCGCCGGGCGCCATTCCGATCCGCGCGGGCGAGGGCATGGGCGCCGACGGTGAAGGCGTGGACACCATCGTGCTGCAAGACGAAGAGAACGTGGGCTTTCAGTCGATGATCGACCTGATCATGCGCACCGCCGAACGCCATCTGCAAAAGCTGAATGCGCGCCGCCGTGAAACCTGCCCGGTGTCGGACCTGACGGTAGGCGTGCAATGCGGCGGCAGCGACGCCTTTTCGGGCTTGACGGCCAACCCCGCCGTGGGCTTCGCCACCGACCTGCTGGTGCGCGCGGGCGGCACGGTGATGTTCTCCGAGACCACCGAAGTGCGCGACGGCATCGACCAGTTGACCGCGCGCGCCGCCACGCCCGAAGTGGCCGACGCGCTGATCCGCGAGATGGCCTGGTACGACGATTACCTGCAACGCGGCATGGCCGACCGCAGCGCCAACACCAGCCCGGGCAACAAGAAGGGTGGCTTGTCGAACATCGTGGAAAAGGCAATGGGGTCGATCGTGAAGTCGGGCTCGTCGCCCATTCACGGGGTGTTGTCGCCCGGCAACCGCCTCACGCAAAAAGGTTTGATCTTTGCCGCCACGCCCGCCAGCGATTTCATCTGCGGCACGCTGCAACTGGCGGCCGGCATGAACCTGCACATCTTCACCACCGGGCGCGGCACGCCCTACGGTCTGGCGCAGGTGCCGGTCATCAAGGTGGCCACGCGCGACAGCCTGGCGCGCCGCTGGCATGACCTGATGGACGTGAACGCCGGCCGTATCGCCACGGGCCAGGCGTCTATCGAAGACGTGGGCTGGGAGCTGTTTCGCCTGATGCTGGACGTGGCCAGCGGCCGCCAGCAGACCTGTGCGGAAAAGCTCAAGCTGCACAACGCCCTGGCGCTGTTCAACCCCGGCCCGGTGACTTAA